The following proteins are encoded in a genomic region of Flammeovirga pectinis:
- a CDS encoding arylsulfatase: MKQKSLLVLSLIVTLFSSAYAQDNINREILPIVEPEAKTYTELDARNTKPPKRFEVKAPKEAPNVVIVLIDDLGMGATSAFGGPINTPTMDRLSNGGLRYNNFNTTSLCSPTRMAIKTGRNHHTCNTGSIMETSTAYPGNTGSLPASVAPLAETMRLNGYSTAAFGKWHETAAWETSVSGPFDRWPTRQGFDKFYGFIGGETDQWAPLIFDGVKKVNPPKEENYHFTTDMTNQAINWVKAQQSMTPDKPFFVYFSTGAVHAPHHVSKEWSDKYKGQFDKGWDVIREETVAKMKANGIIPKNTNLGPKPEAIKDWKKLTDNERKLFARQAEVFSGFVEMTDFEIGRLVDAIDEIGELDNTIIVFVAGDNGTSAEGGMVGMYNEMTYFNFVEEKVEDLIPLMDDWGLPNTFPHMAAGWAVAFDAPFTWTKQIASDFGGTRTGMIVHYPDQVKQGDGIRGQFTHAIDIAPTILEVAGLPEPKVVNGVPQTPIEGTSFVYSFDDANAPERHVIQYFELFGNRALYYNGWFARTIHRAPWEMTDFSPLEEDKWDLYNVRDDFSLTKNLAAKYPEKLEEMKGLFMAEAERYHVLPIDDRVVERTNPAIAGRPDIMGGRTSLKLYEGMEGMMENTFINIKNRSFTIDAEIFVPEGGANGVILTQGGRFGGWSLYMKNDVPEFTYNFLGLERYVITTDAKLAPGKHKVSFAFNYDGGGNGKGGDATIEVSDGSKGKGRIEKTQPNMFSADETADVGLDNQTPVAEGIGYGPEETTFTGKIDKVIIEIK; encoded by the coding sequence ATGAAACAAAAATCACTACTGGTTTTGTCTCTAATAGTAACGCTCTTTTCATCAGCGTATGCTCAAGACAATATTAATCGAGAAATTTTACCTATTGTAGAACCAGAAGCAAAAACGTATACAGAACTTGATGCTCGAAATACAAAGCCACCAAAACGCTTTGAAGTAAAAGCCCCAAAAGAAGCTCCAAACGTTGTTATTGTTTTAATAGATGACTTAGGAATGGGAGCAACTTCCGCTTTTGGAGGTCCTATTAATACACCAACAATGGATAGGTTATCAAATGGTGGTTTGAGATATAATAATTTCAATACTACGTCTTTGTGTTCTCCAACAAGAATGGCTATTAAAACAGGTAGAAATCATCATACTTGTAATACAGGTTCTATTATGGAAACTTCTACGGCCTACCCAGGCAATACAGGTTCATTGCCTGCTAGTGTTGCTCCGCTGGCAGAAACAATGCGATTAAATGGGTACAGTACTGCTGCTTTTGGTAAGTGGCACGAAACTGCTGCTTGGGAAACTAGTGTTTCTGGTCCTTTTGACCGTTGGCCTACTCGCCAAGGTTTTGATAAATTCTACGGCTTTATTGGTGGAGAAACGGACCAATGGGCTCCTCTTATTTTTGATGGCGTTAAAAAAGTAAACCCTCCTAAAGAAGAAAATTATCACTTTACTACAGATATGACCAATCAGGCAATTAACTGGGTAAAGGCACAACAATCTATGACGCCAGATAAGCCTTTCTTTGTATACTTTTCTACAGGTGCAGTTCATGCTCCTCACCACGTTTCTAAAGAATGGTCTGATAAGTACAAAGGACAATTTGATAAAGGATGGGATGTTATTAGAGAAGAAACTGTAGCTAAAATGAAAGCGAACGGTATTATTCCTAAAAACACAAATTTAGGTCCTAAACCTGAAGCTATTAAAGACTGGAAGAAATTAACAGACAACGAGAGAAAGTTATTTGCTCGTCAGGCTGAAGTATTTTCTGGCTTTGTAGAAATGACAGATTTTGAAATCGGTCGTTTAGTAGATGCCATTGATGAAATTGGAGAGCTAGACAATACTATTATTGTATTTGTTGCTGGTGATAACGGTACAAGTGCTGAAGGTGGCATGGTAGGTATGTACAACGAAATGACTTACTTTAACTTTGTAGAAGAAAAAGTTGAAGACCTAATTCCTTTAATGGATGATTGGGGATTACCAAATACATTCCCTCATATGGCTGCAGGTTGGGCTGTAGCATTTGATGCTCCTTTTACTTGGACAAAACAAATTGCTTCTGACTTTGGTGGTACAAGAACTGGTATGATTGTTCATTACCCAGACCAAGTTAAACAAGGCGATGGTATTAGAGGTCAGTTTACACATGCAATTGATATTGCTCCAACTATTTTAGAAGTAGCAGGATTACCAGAACCTAAGGTTGTAAACGGTGTACCTCAAACGCCAATCGAAGGAACAAGTTTTGTGTATTCTTTTGATGATGCTAATGCTCCAGAAAGACATGTAATTCAATATTTCGAACTCTTTGGTAACCGTGCACTTTATTACAATGGTTGGTTTGCAAGAACTATCCACAGAGCTCCTTGGGAAATGACGGACTTCAGTCCTCTTGAAGAAGATAAATGGGATTTATACAACGTTCGCGATGATTTCAGTTTAACTAAAAACTTAGCAGCCAAGTACCCAGAAAAATTAGAAGAAATGAAAGGTCTTTTTATGGCTGAAGCAGAAAGATACCATGTACTTCCTATTGACGATCGTGTTGTAGAAAGAACTAACCCTGCAATTGCTGGCCGTCCTGATATTATGGGTGGAAGAACTTCGTTAAAACTTTATGAAGGTATGGAAGGAATGATGGAAAATACTTTCATCAATATTAAGAACCGTTCTTTCACAATCGACGCAGAAATATTTGTTCCAGAAGGTGGTGCTAACGGTGTTATTTTAACACAAGGCGGCCGTTTTGGTGGATGGAGTTTATACATGAAAAATGATGTACCTGAGTTTACTTATAATTTCTTAGGTCTAGAAAGATATGTAATCACTACAGATGCTAAACTAGCTCCTGGTAAACATAAAGTGAGTTTTGCTTTTAACTATGATGGTGGAGGAAACGGTAAAGGCGGAGACGCTACTATCGAAGTTTCTGATGGATCTAAAGGAAAAGGTAGAATAGAAAAAACGCAACCTAATATGTTCTCTGCTGATGAAACTGCTGATGTTGGTTTAGATAATCAAACACCAGTAGCAGAAGGTATTGGATATGGACCTGAAGAAACTACGTTTACAGGTAAAATTGATAAAGTGATAATCGAAATCAAGTAA
- a CDS encoding ligand-binding sensor domain-containing protein, with translation MKATLLSIFLTIYCGILFGQQLSKLPKIRNFQKNEYKALPQSWAIVQDNKGIIYFGNNDGLLQFDGENWTIYPLPNKSIVRSILFKNDTIYVGGQGEIGYFSLKGDNTLIYHSLSDQLHKIDFEDVWNIVEDKDGGVVFHSQQNDYQYKGNVLTKIPHHEGEYLFRVKHLLISSEDHLLKEFNFDVPIRSIQVNSDEHFLLFSRDKGIYLYNHKEIKEWHNKTLQVIQKAGIYSVIPLSTSGNVKHYAIGSVKNGVFIINENGKIVSHYNKENGLANNTVLAMYQDRDNELWCGLDNGISKIDLFSPVSYYSDNINFNPSVYSAQFYKSNYYIGTNQGVFKRSKKGVKHNKVKGIEDQVWKIFIWNDQLYVAHNHGLSVLKNDIFQPIFTLEGVWDGQVLLSDKNSLLIGTYKGFRLVDNKNNVSDIIEGLDVTARIFIQLKNNEIWMSHGYKGVYKCILSQDQKSFSTVEFYNKSNGLPSSIFNNVFKVQDELYVGALHGICKYNNQKNQFEITNNIKGYNSTDTTHIKYLKMDNSERLWMLSNLNFTISNKDNNLVLNNFIGNFVAGFEFVKEQNKNEFIIGLEEGYAVLSIDSYDKTALPLETLISTIQVGNKIEHLRTSSKEKRTTEIPFNKNQITFNFTNPYYKNLDYNQYRYYLKGFEKDWSEWSTKNAKTYSFLNEGKYSFLVQSRNVNNALSNVTTYSFEIAPPWYRSTFAYVLYLILFISFFLFTILFLRHRAKREKRYLMLKQTNDMHELEYKLMKEVTSSQEEIVKLKNEKLKTEINSKNEELAAVTMAIMQKNQGLQSIKDKLQEKYNASKDREIRQIIKKIDEATDVENDWDEFSIRFDQVYDNFFEKLKAKYAELTHRDVQICAYLKMKLTSKEIANTLNITVRSVEQSRYRLRKKMNLSHEENLLDKILSI, from the coding sequence ATGAAAGCAACTCTACTATCTATTTTTTTAACTATATACTGTGGAATTCTATTTGGTCAACAACTTTCTAAACTACCAAAAATTAGAAATTTCCAAAAGAATGAATACAAAGCACTTCCTCAAAGTTGGGCAATTGTTCAGGACAATAAAGGAATTATTTATTTTGGTAATAACGATGGTTTACTTCAGTTTGATGGTGAAAATTGGACTATTTATCCCCTTCCTAATAAAAGTATTGTTCGTTCTATTCTTTTTAAAAATGATACAATATACGTTGGTGGGCAAGGTGAAATTGGTTACTTCTCTTTAAAAGGAGACAACACGCTTATTTATCACTCGTTATCTGATCAACTACATAAAATTGATTTTGAAGATGTTTGGAATATTGTAGAAGATAAAGATGGAGGTGTGGTTTTTCATTCTCAACAAAATGACTATCAATACAAAGGCAATGTACTCACAAAAATTCCTCATCATGAAGGAGAGTACTTATTTAGGGTTAAGCATTTACTTATTTCATCAGAAGACCACCTATTAAAAGAGTTTAATTTTGATGTTCCTATCCGTAGTATTCAAGTAAACAGTGATGAGCATTTCCTACTATTTTCAAGAGATAAAGGAATTTACCTTTACAACCATAAAGAAATTAAAGAATGGCATAATAAAACATTACAGGTAATCCAAAAAGCGGGTATCTATTCCGTTATTCCTTTATCTACATCTGGAAATGTTAAGCATTATGCCATTGGGTCTGTTAAAAATGGAGTCTTTATTATTAATGAAAATGGAAAAATTGTATCACATTATAACAAAGAAAATGGATTAGCAAATAACACTGTACTTGCTATGTATCAAGACAGAGACAACGAACTTTGGTGTGGTTTAGATAATGGTATTTCTAAGATAGATCTATTTTCTCCAGTCAGTTATTACTCTGATAATATTAACTTCAATCCATCCGTTTATAGTGCTCAATTTTATAAATCAAATTATTATATCGGTACAAATCAAGGGGTATTTAAAAGAAGTAAAAAAGGAGTAAAACATAACAAAGTAAAAGGAATAGAAGATCAAGTCTGGAAAATTTTTATTTGGAACGACCAACTCTATGTGGCACACAACCATGGTTTATCAGTTTTAAAAAATGATATTTTCCAACCTATTTTTACATTAGAAGGTGTATGGGATGGGCAAGTTTTACTTTCTGATAAAAATTCGCTTTTAATTGGTACATACAAAGGTTTTAGGTTAGTAGATAACAAAAATAATGTATCTGATATAATAGAGGGGCTAGATGTTACCGCTAGAATATTTATTCAACTTAAGAATAATGAAATTTGGATGTCACACGGTTATAAAGGTGTTTATAAGTGCATTCTATCTCAAGATCAAAAATCATTTTCTACCGTTGAGTTTTATAATAAATCCAATGGTTTACCCTCTTCAATTTTTAATAATGTTTTTAAAGTGCAAGACGAACTTTACGTAGGTGCTTTACATGGTATTTGTAAATACAATAACCAAAAAAATCAGTTTGAAATAACAAATAATATTAAGGGGTATAATTCTACCGATACTACCCATATTAAATACCTAAAGATGGATAACTCTGAAAGATTATGGATGCTTTCTAATTTAAACTTTACTATCTCTAATAAAGATAATAACCTTGTACTTAATAACTTTATAGGCAATTTTGTGGCAGGTTTTGAATTTGTAAAAGAGCAAAATAAAAACGAGTTCATTATTGGTTTAGAAGAAGGTTATGCGGTATTATCAATTGATAGTTATGACAAAACTGCACTACCTCTAGAAACCCTTATTTCTACCATTCAAGTAGGTAATAAAATAGAACATTTAAGAACGAGTTCAAAAGAAAAAAGAACAACTGAAATACCTTTTAACAAGAATCAAATTACATTTAATTTTACAAATCCTTATTATAAAAACCTTGACTATAATCAGTACAGATATTATTTAAAAGGCTTTGAAAAAGATTGGTCGGAATGGTCTACTAAAAATGCAAAAACGTACTCCTTTTTAAATGAAGGGAAATATAGTTTTTTGGTACAAAGTAGAAATGTAAACAATGCTTTATCTAATGTAACAACCTATAGTTTCGAAATAGCTCCTCCGTGGTACAGATCAACATTTGCGTATGTATTGTACCTGATACTTTTTATATCATTTTTCTTATTTACCATTCTTTTTTTAAGACATAGAGCTAAAAGAGAGAAAAGATATTTAATGTTAAAGCAAACCAATGATATGCATGAGTTAGAATATAAGCTCATGAAAGAAGTTACTAGTTCGCAAGAGGAAATTGTAAAGTTGAAAAATGAAAAATTGAAAACTGAGATAAATAGTAAAAATGAGGAACTTGCTGCCGTAACTATGGCTATTATGCAAAAAAATCAAGGATTACAAAGTATAAAAGACAAGCTTCAAGAGAAATATAATGCTTCTAAGGACAGAGAAATTAGGCAAATAATTAAGAAAATTGATGAAGCTACTGATGTTGAAAATGATTGGGATGAGTTTAGTATACGCTTTGATCAAGTGTATGATAACTTCTTTGAGAAACTAAAAGCAAAGTATGCTGAACTCACACATAGAGATGTTCAGATTTGTGCGTACCTAAAAATGAAACTTACCAGTAAAGAAATTGCAAATACACTTAACATTACGGTTAGGAGTGTGGAGCAAAGTAGATACCGTTTAAGAAAGAAAATGAACCTCTCACATGAAGAGAATTTGTTAGATAAGATTCTTTCTATTTAA
- a CDS encoding isopenicillin N synthase family dioxygenase, with product MQNIPSVDLSDFLSDDPIRKQKFVKEIGTAYEDIGFVSLKGHFLNEVLTNELYSEIKNFFELPVATKSKYEIEGIGGQRGYVSFGKETAKGFKKGDLKEFWHFGQYVDNNPKLEEQYPDNVLVDELPKFNEVGKEAYQALEKTGVHVLRALALFLDLEEQYFDNFIKNGNSILRPIHYPPIQSEPKDAVRAAAHGDINLITLLMGAEGKGLQVQNHDGEWIDAIAGEGELVINVGDMLSRHSNNRLKSTIHRVVNPPKELWGTSRYSIPFFMHPISEMPLNTLENCVTDAQPKLYEDTTAGEFLTERLIELGLIKK from the coding sequence ATGCAAAATATACCAAGTGTGGACTTGTCTGATTTTTTATCAGATGACCCAATCCGAAAGCAAAAGTTTGTAAAAGAAATTGGTACCGCTTATGAAGATATTGGCTTTGTATCTTTAAAAGGACATTTCTTAAATGAAGTTCTTACAAATGAACTTTACTCTGAAATAAAGAACTTTTTTGAACTTCCTGTAGCAACAAAATCAAAATATGAGATTGAAGGAATTGGAGGACAAAGAGGGTATGTGTCTTTTGGTAAAGAGACTGCAAAGGGTTTTAAAAAGGGCGATTTAAAAGAATTTTGGCACTTTGGTCAATATGTTGATAATAACCCAAAATTAGAAGAACAGTATCCAGACAATGTTCTTGTAGATGAGTTACCTAAATTTAATGAAGTTGGTAAAGAGGCTTATCAGGCATTAGAAAAAACGGGGGTACATGTATTAAGGGCTTTGGCATTATTCTTAGATCTTGAAGAGCAATATTTTGATAATTTCATCAAAAATGGTAATTCAATTTTAAGACCGATTCATTACCCACCAATACAATCCGAACCTAAAGATGCTGTAAGAGCAGCCGCACATGGTGATATTAATTTAATTACTTTATTAATGGGTGCGGAAGGCAAAGGTTTACAAGTTCAAAACCATGATGGTGAATGGATAGATGCAATTGCAGGAGAAGGTGAATTGGTTATTAATGTTGGAGATATGCTTTCTAGACATTCTAATAATAGGTTGAAATCGACAATTCACAGAGTTGTAAACCCTCCAAAAGAATTATGGGGAACTTCTAGGTATTCTATTCCATTTTTTATGCACCCAATTAGTGAAATGCCACTAAATACTTTAGAAAATTGTGTTACAGATGCTCAACCAAAATTGTATGAAGATACAACAGCTGGAGAATTTCTTACAGAAAGACTTATTGAGTTAGGGCTAATCAAAAAATAG
- a CDS encoding CotH kinase family protein, translating into MKRILLTIFLFISYFITLAQNLNPENGILFPEDEINRVDITMNQSDLDFLLAPGNEENREYKECVFEFENSMLSDSLHNVGIRLRGNTSRYAPKKSFKISFNKFEKGRTFHEQKKFNLRAEHNDPTLSREKSLLMFFRDEDIPAARSSHVRLYINGDYYGLYLNTEQIDDLFLANRFDDDSGKLYKASFGADMVNDPNLYMNDDIYELEEGDEDDRDELASFLDSLNILNDNALSEYLDRNFDVDKFIKTLAIEQLSGHWDNNSYNKNNFYVYWNETTNLWTYIPYDLDNTYGIDWVDKDWGNRDINNWPKEDEARPLSKKILANATYSNQYNSYLSNFIDSTFNSADLDPYFEVQHDLLRAAVAADTWYTKNYGWTVTDYDESFITSIGGHVDYGIQEYINTRVRSAKEQIIITDFGDEYLNSEIKIYPNPASHHMIIELSEVPYKRCLISLTNLNGQTIKRWNKKAGNVLDLRIDNVHQGTYVLSIELENQQKSWIKIPSKKVVIL; encoded by the coding sequence ATGAAAAGAATTTTACTGACAATTTTTCTTTTTATTTCATATTTTATAACACTTGCCCAAAATCTTAACCCAGAGAATGGCATATTGTTTCCAGAAGATGAAATAAATCGAGTCGATATCACAATGAACCAAAGTGATTTGGATTTTTTGCTAGCACCTGGTAACGAAGAAAATAGAGAGTACAAAGAATGTGTTTTTGAATTTGAAAACTCAATGCTTTCAGATTCTTTACACAATGTAGGTATCCGTTTAAGAGGTAATACATCTCGCTATGCTCCAAAAAAGTCTTTTAAAATCTCATTTAATAAATTTGAGAAAGGAAGAACTTTCCATGAACAGAAAAAATTCAATCTTCGTGCTGAACATAATGACCCTACTCTATCAAGAGAAAAATCTTTATTGATGTTTTTTAGAGATGAGGATATTCCTGCCGCAAGGTCTAGTCACGTTCGGCTTTATATTAATGGAGATTATTATGGTCTATATCTCAACACAGAACAAATTGATGATTTATTTCTAGCCAATCGCTTTGATGATGATAGCGGTAAATTGTACAAAGCCAGTTTTGGTGCCGACATGGTAAACGACCCTAACCTCTACATGAATGATGATATTTATGAATTAGAGGAAGGAGACGAAGATGACAGAGATGAATTGGCTAGCTTTCTTGATAGCTTAAATATCTTAAATGATAACGCTCTAAGTGAATATCTAGATAGAAATTTTGATGTCGATAAATTCATCAAAACATTAGCCATAGAACAACTATCCGGTCATTGGGATAACAACTCTTACAACAAGAATAACTTCTATGTTTATTGGAATGAAACTACTAATCTTTGGACCTACATCCCTTATGACTTAGACAATACATACGGCATTGATTGGGTGGATAAAGATTGGGGCAATAGAGATATTAATAATTGGCCTAAAGAAGATGAAGCAAGACCATTATCAAAAAAGATTTTAGCCAATGCTACATATAGTAATCAATACAATAGCTACTTAAGTAATTTTATAGATTCTACTTTTAATAGTGCTGATTTGGATCCTTATTTTGAGGTACAACATGATCTATTAAGAGCTGCCGTTGCTGCAGATACATGGTACACTAAAAACTACGGATGGACAGTAACAGACTATGATGAATCTTTTATTACTTCTATAGGAGGGCATGTTGATTATGGCATTCAAGAATACATTAATACAAGAGTTCGTTCTGCTAAAGAACAAATTATTATTACTGATTTTGGAGATGAATACTTAAACTCTGAAATTAAAATTTATCCTAACCCTGCAAGTCATCATATGATTATTGAACTGAGCGAAGTTCCTTATAAAAGATGCTTAATTTCTTTGACTAACCTTAATGGACAAACCATAAAAAGGTGGAATAAAAAAGCAGGAAATGTACTAGATCTTAGAATAGATAATGTACACCAAGGTACGTATGTACTTTCTATAGAACTCGAAAATCAACAAAAAAGTTGGATTAAAATACCAAGTAAAAAAGTGGTGATTTTATAA